From Patagioenas fasciata isolate bPatFas1 chromosome 23, bPatFas1.hap1, whole genome shotgun sequence:
acaggctgcccagggcagtgctggagtcaccatccctggagggttggacagacggacatgaggttctcagggacatggggcagtgccagggttggggaaACGGTTTGAgtggatgatcctgagggtcttttccaagcaaaatgattccgtgattctacGACACGCACCTGTAGAAGTCGGTCACACAAAACACCTCATCCCGCTCTCCCAGTGCGAAGCTCTCGGTGCCGATGGCCCGGCCGCAGGCGCTGCAGGAGAAGCAGCCGGGGTGGTAGCCCTTGCCCAGGGCATGGACAACATGGTCCACGATCAGCCCCTGGCACTTGGCGCATTTCTCCAGTGTGGCCTGTGGTTGGTTTAGAGGGGGTCACGCCATGAGACGCCAGCTCGCCCAACAAGGGACTGCACCTCCTGCCACCCTGGGGGTGCTGGCCGTCCCCGAGGGAGGACAGATACCTGGTAGCAGGTGTCACACGTGGGACGACCATCTTTTTGGTAGTAGCGCTGGCCGGCCAGGAGCCGGTGGCAGGTCCGGCAGGTGAAGCAGTCAGCGTGGTACTGCTTCTGCATCGCCTCCACCGTCACGTCCCGCGGCCCCAGCGCTTTGTGGCAAAAGGCACAGATATCTGCGGGAAGAAGAGAGAATGGGGTTTGGCGctgcctgcctcagtttccccagctgggGATGAGCCCCACACCTGGATCCCCCCTTACCTCTAGAACCACCCCTCTCTGTGTACCCGTTCACATCCTGCCACTGCGACCTGCTCGCTTGCTCCTGGCAAAATGTGGGCGTCCTAAATTTGGCGGGGAAGGCGGAAGGGGCCTGGTGAGCAGGGAAACAAAAGCACATTTACATTCATGCTTTTGCAGGGGAGGAAATTGAGGCACCGGGGCGATCGCACCCCATGATCCTCACCTGGAGGGCGCTGGGCTCCGTGAGGTCCAGTTGCTGCAGTGCCGGACCCAGCGCCTCAGCGGACAAAGGCTGGGGTGCTTCGGACAGGacgagggtgggtgtgggggccGCTGGGTGGGTTTCTGGGGTAAAAAGCCAAATATGGTGGGATTAGGGGGACGATGATGTCCAATAAAACCCTGTGGCAATATCACCCCAACAGCTTTGCGGCGGCGCCCGCCGACCTGCCCCAAAAGCAAATGCCACCGTGGCTGGAGGGGACAAACAGCACTGATTACTGATGGAGAGCAAACACAGCCCTTCCCTGCAGCCAGATCCACCcaggggggtgcagggatttggggaatgaaccccccaaaacccacatCCCTCCCCACCTGCACACAGATCCTATAGCAAAATATCTCCGCGGCATCCTCAGCGCCATCATCATCCTCCCAGCCCCCCACGTACACCCCTCACCTCCATTGGGGAGCGCAGGGGGCCGCGGtggcggggtttgggggtgacgGCTGCTGGCGACCTCGGCACCGTCCGGCTGTGGTTCCCGATGGGGTTTGTCCTTGGTCGCCACCTCCCTCCGTGGTGGCACCAGCGTGATGAAGACGGACGAAGCCACCCTCTTCTCCACTTGCCCCGGCAGCATCGCTGGAGCCGCGGGAGGGCGGGACCTGGGTTCAATTTGGGGGAAAACAAGATAAAAGAGAGCAAAACCTGCGGGCGCACCGGCAGCTCCCGCTGCCGCACTGCCCTTCGGCCTCAACCCGCCTCCCTCCTCACCCTCCCGGAAAGGGAGAAGGAACGAGCGTCCCCATCCCACGTCACAGCAATAAATGGTCTCATGCCTCGGAGGACACAGAGTGAAGGGTCTCAGCAAAGCAGCACCCAAAATCTCCCATTTTCCTGCCTCTGTGGCCAAACCCCACCCTTCTGAAAGCCTTTTAACCCTCTTTATTTCCTCTCATTGCCCCCACCTGGGATTAAACTCCCTGTGGGCAGCAGGAAAAACCCACCTTTCCTCTTCAAAACACAGTTGCAATAGGACCTGCTTTTGCAAACGCTTATTTTGGGGTGTTTCTAGGTCCCCTGGCTCCCCGTTCCCTCCCCTGttacccccatttccccattaacCACTCCCAAGCTCGGGGCATCCCCCCTTGTTtttgcagatggggaaactgaggcacgatgCTGCAAATCGCCGCGTCCCCACCACCGAAACACCCCCGAGCATCACAAGCAGGATGCGCCGACCCCGATAAACCCCACTCGGGAAGGAAAGGGCTGTTTATTCAGCTTCCCAACGGGAAAAGCAGCTGGAGCGAAGCTTCCCCTTGCCAAACGAGacaatttggggggggggcggaacCCCGAGGCTGTGCTGGTGAAGC
This genomic window contains:
- the FBLIM1 gene encoding filamin-binding LIM protein 1, whose amino-acid sequence is MRPGSSSHRSRPPAAPAMLPGQVEKRVASSVFITLVPPRREVATKDKPHREPQPDGAEVASSRHPQTPPPRPPALPNGETHPAAPTPTLVLSEAPQPLSAEALGPALQQLDLTEPSALQAPSAFPAKFRTPTFCQEQASRSQWQDVNGYTERGGSRDICAFCHKALGPRDVTVEAMQKQYHADCFTCRTCHRLLAGQRYYQKDGRPTCDTCYQATLEKCAKCQGLIVDHVVHALGKGYHPGCFSCSACGRAIGTESFALGERDEVFCVTDFYRKYAAVCSACEQPIVPGEDRDTYKIECLGRSFHESCYRCESCGTPLSPEPTESGCYPLGDRLLCKSCHVRRRNESSC